A segment of the Aureliella helgolandensis genome:
AAAACGTGAGCTAGAATGCGGGTTCTGAGCTCACGATTTTGATTGGGGTCGAGGATTGCCTAGCTCCGCCTACACGTTTTCGCGAACTTAGGCGGCAATGCGAGAGGGAAGTTCCATGTTGCGGGAATCGACATGGACCAGCTCTTCACCGATTTCCTGGCAGGCCAAGATAATCGTCTCGTCGTGTGCGACTCGATTCAACCAGATTCCGACTCCACCGGAGCACGGATGCAAAAGGTCGATTCCTCCGTTAACCAATACTAAATCCGCTGCACCTAGTTTGTGAGCCACTCGCGGCAAAGCCGCCGGAGCATCACCTGGGATCAGTGATGCTTTAAAGCCCAACTGACTAGCCAGTTGGTGAGCTTGCTTCAAACTCAAATGCAGACCATCACTGGCCGATTCGAATTCATCCGTACCGATATAACGCAGTTGTTCGCACCCAGGCGACAATTGCACTAATTGGGCGATCCGCTTCATGCGGGACCCATCTCCAACTCCAATCTCCAGAATCGAGCTAATAGAATTCTCAAGCAGAACTTTGAATAGTGCTCGCTCTTGTACTGGTTTACCGAGGTAATTCCAGTAGATCTTCTGCAACCAGCTTGCCCGGCTCATCGCGATTCAATCCTATTGGCGTCCATTCCTGAATTGCCCGAGAGAAGGACCAGACTCCTCTCTAAATGGCATCGTCGACGCCGATCGCTGCGCTTCCATGCACCTTCGATCGAATCGACTGCGGTCGCTCAGCGACCAGGGAATTGCTTCCTTGCGTTTCCCAGCTCCGTGCCTCACTACGCTTTCCTCCCCGCGTCTCCCTACCACGCCGGCGAATCCTTCGCCAACTAAGCAATCCTTGCTCATCTCGTGGAAGCAGTGACGCTCGGGTTGCGTTGCAAATCCGTTGCCAACCATACATTCGGCACGATGCGAAGCCAAAATAGAAAATTGCTAAGCAGTTCCGAAAACATTACGTGAACCTCCCATTTCCCCATATCGATATAACCCTCCCCACTGGCAGATTGACTCTGAAGGTTGGCGAGTCTCATCCGCGTATAACGAAAGAATTACCAGTTCTGAGGTAGGCTTGGCTGCCGTTCGCCATGGAACCGATCCATCGAAGAGACCATTGTGAATTCCGAACAAAACCCTCAGCGCTTTGCTACCCCAATGCCAACAGCCGGCTTACGAGCGGGTTTTCGCGAGCGCTCACGTGTCAAAAAAGTCGTTCAGGCTGGATTCCGTTTCGAACCCTGCGAGCGGCGGCTCGTTCTCTCTGCTCAGCTATTGTTCGATGTGCTAGGTGACCAGCCACTCGACCTACATGGCTCACTCAATAGTACGTCGCCGCTGAATCCCAGTTGTGATCCGTGGTCGCGCGCCTCTGAGCAGTCGCACGCGGAGACGCTCTCGGAGCTCCACCAAGTAGAGCCGCAACTCAAAGAAGCACACTTGGCCACCGGCTGGAATGAAGTTCAGCAACAGTATGGACTGACTGGCAAAGGGCAAACCGTAGCAGTCATCGATAGCGGCATTGCCTGGGATCACGTGGCGTTAGGAGAAGGCTATGGCCCGGGCTACCGTGTTGTCGGAGGTTGGGATTTCACCGAAGAGAATGACGCGGTACCCTACGACGACGCCCCGGCCGGTTTTCATGGCACCCACGTCAGCGGGATTGTAGGGAGTAGCGACCCCAACCATCCCGGCGTAGCACCCGCTGTCGACCTCGTCGCCCTGCGCGTCTTCAACGACATGGGACAAGGACAGTTGTCCTGGGTCGAAACTGCACTTCAATGGGTTCACGACAATCAACATGCGTTCGAAAACCCGATTACAACCGTCAATCTTTCCCTTGGCACCAGTTGGAATGCCGATGCGATTCCCGCCTGGGCCACGCTCGAAGAAGAGTTGCAGGCGCTGTTTAACGATGGCATCGTCGTCACTGCATCTGCCGGCAATTCTTTTCAGGACTATCTTGCCTCAGGCTTGAGTTACCCGGCAGCCAGCTCCTATGTGCTGCCTGTCGCCAGCGTTGATGAAGATGGCGGGTTGAGTGATTTTAGTCAGCGCAACAGCCAGGTCATTGCCGCTCCCGGCAGCCGTATTGTGAGCAGCGTTCCCGACCACGTGCTAGGCCGTGATGGACGCGTCGACGATTACACCGCCGCCAGCGGCACCAGTATGTCGGCGCCCTACGTGGCCGGTGCGAGCGTGTTGGTGCGCCAAGCCATGGAAATGGTCGGTTTGCAGAATGTGAACTTAACCGCAATTGCAGACCATCTGCATGCTACCGCCGATTCGGTCTACGATGCTGTAACCCAGACGAATTACGACGCGCTCAATCTAGCCCAGGCCATCGAGAGTTTGATACCGACCGATAGCGTAGGGAATTCGCTTGTTACGGCGGCACCGCTTTCTCTCACTTCCAGCTCGTTTGAGGGCTGGATCAACACGCTGCAGGACACTGACCTCTATCGCTTTACTCCCTCCTCGAGCGGAGTACTTCGCTTGGATGCAAACAGCGAATGGCTGGACTCACTTTCGTGGGTTCTCCGCGCTGGGGCGACTGAAATTGCCCATGGTGCCCTTGAACAGGCCGACATTCCGCTCGTCGCA
Coding sequences within it:
- a CDS encoding class I SAM-dependent methyltransferase, whose product is MSRASWLQKIYWNYLGKPVQERALFKVLLENSISSILEIGVGDGSRMKRIAQLVQLSPGCEQLRYIGTDEFESASDGLHLSLKQAHQLASQLGFKASLIPGDAPAALPRVAHKLGAADLVLVNGGIDLLHPCSGGVGIWLNRVAHDETIILACQEIGEELVHVDSRNMELPSRIAA